From the Bacillota bacterium genome, one window contains:
- a CDS encoding helix-turn-helix domain-containing protein, with protein sequence MTSTIKPPEAAEFLGISYWKLLELAKAGKVPHIRLPGRILFRRESLERWLEEQEQASVQRESAPVGKIRQLR encoded by the coding sequence ATGACGAGCACAATTAAACCGCCAGAAGCGGCGGAATTCCTGGGGATAAGCTACTGGAAACTGCTAGAGCTTGCGAAGGCAGGAAAGGTGCCCCATATCCGACTTCCAGGCCGGATCCTTTTCCGCCGAGAGAGTCTAGAGCGCTGGCTTGAAGAGCAAGAGCAGGCGAGCGTGCAGCGAGAATCGGCCCCTGTGGGAAAAATCAGGCAGCTAAGATAG
- a CDS encoding terminase large subunit, with protein MAFSEARAAHAVRFINLLKHTKGKWAGRPFDLRPWQEKVIRDVFGTLRPDGTRRYRTTYIEIPRKNGKTSLAAAIALYMLVADGEKGAEIYSAACDRDQAALTFDIAREMVLQAPALKKILKVVDSQKRIVYPAMGSFYRVIAADADSSHGFNAHAIIADELHAWPNRRLWDVLTTSTGARTQPLIFTITTAGYDRNSICYEQHDYAKKILDGVIEDPSFYAVIYAADEGDDWESEETWRKANPALGDFRSLEEMRELYRRAKEQPGLQNTFRRLYLNQWTSQETRWLDMAAWDACGGPVEAEKLKGRDCYAGIDLSTTTDLTAVVLAFPMEDGTVRVIPHFFIPGDTAQKKEERDRVPYLTWAKQGYVHMTPGNCIDYSYVEAKIKELAKEYSVVEWAYDRWNADMLIQRLQEDGAKMIPVGMGYASLSAPTKHLEALIMNRQLVHGGHPVLRWCADNVMVEQDPAGNIKPSKAKSTQRIDGIMALVLAISRLMLRPQKRNPYEERGVIVL; from the coding sequence GTGGCGTTTAGTGAGGCGCGGGCGGCCCATGCCGTGAGGTTTATAAATCTCCTCAAGCATACCAAGGGCAAATGGGCTGGCCGGCCATTCGACCTTCGGCCATGGCAGGAGAAGGTCATTCGCGACGTCTTTGGCACTTTGAGGCCTGACGGGACGCGGCGATACCGGACGACATATATAGAGATACCCCGCAAGAACGGGAAAACGAGCCTGGCTGCGGCTATAGCGCTGTATATGCTTGTGGCCGATGGTGAGAAGGGCGCGGAGATATATTCGGCGGCGTGTGACAGGGATCAGGCGGCGTTGACATTCGACATAGCGCGGGAGATGGTGCTGCAGGCGCCGGCGTTAAAGAAGATCCTGAAGGTGGTGGATTCGCAGAAGCGGATAGTTTACCCGGCCATGGGGAGCTTTTACCGGGTGATAGCGGCTGACGCGGACTCCTCGCATGGTTTTAACGCACATGCCATTATAGCGGATGAATTGCATGCCTGGCCGAACCGCAGGCTGTGGGACGTGCTGACGACTTCGACAGGGGCCCGGACGCAGCCCCTGATATTCACGATAACTACGGCGGGGTATGACCGAAACAGCATTTGCTATGAGCAGCACGACTACGCAAAGAAGATCCTTGACGGCGTGATAGAGGACCCTAGCTTCTATGCCGTGATTTACGCGGCTGATGAGGGCGATGACTGGGAGAGCGAAGAAACCTGGCGCAAGGCGAACCCGGCCCTGGGCGACTTTCGGAGCCTGGAGGAGATGCGCGAGCTATACCGGCGGGCGAAGGAGCAGCCAGGTTTGCAGAACACGTTCCGCAGGCTATATCTCAATCAATGGACTTCGCAGGAGACACGGTGGCTAGATATGGCGGCATGGGACGCATGCGGGGGCCCCGTGGAGGCCGAGAAGCTGAAAGGCCGGGACTGTTACGCCGGCATCGACTTATCGACTACCACAGACTTAACGGCTGTGGTGTTGGCCTTCCCGATGGAGGATGGGACGGTGCGGGTGATACCGCACTTCTTTATTCCTGGGGATACGGCGCAGAAGAAGGAAGAACGCGATCGCGTGCCATATTTGACATGGGCAAAACAGGGATATGTACACATGACCCCTGGGAATTGCATTGATTATTCGTATGTCGAGGCGAAGATCAAGGAATTGGCCAAGGAATACAGCGTGGTGGAATGGGCATATGACCGCTGGAATGCTGACATGTTGATCCAGCGGCTGCAGGAGGATGGCGCCAAAATGATACCGGTAGGGATGGGTTACGCAAGCCTTAGTGCTCCGACGAAACACTTGGAGGCCCTGATTATGAACCGGCAGCTGGTGCATGGCGGGCATCCTGTGCTGAGGTGGTGCGCTGACAATGTGATGGTGGAGCAGGACCCGGCGGGCAATATCAAACCGTCGAAGGCCAAAAGCACACAAAGGATTGATGGGATCATGGCTTTAGTGCTGGCTATAAGCCGTCTGATGTTGAGGCCGCAGAAGCGCAACCCTTACGAAGAAAGGGGCGTGATCGTGTTGTGA
- a CDS encoding HNH endonuclease: MQIPGGHGYCEEHVREYRREDARRRGSARQRGYTRRYEKARMWALKRQPLCVLCKAEGRLTAATVTHHIKPLAEGGSNSADNLLPLCEACHERMHSKEGG; encoded by the coding sequence TTGCAGATACCTGGCGGGCATGGCTACTGTGAAGAGCATGTCAGGGAATACCGGCGCGAGGATGCAAGACGCAGGGGAAGCGCAAGGCAACGAGGCTACACCAGGCGCTATGAGAAAGCACGAATGTGGGCCCTCAAACGGCAGCCCCTATGCGTGCTGTGCAAGGCTGAAGGCCGGCTGACTGCGGCGACTGTCACTCACCATATCAAGCCATTGGCAGAAGGTGGGAGCAATAGCGCAGATAACCTTCTTCCCTTATGTGAGGCCTGCCATGAACGCATGCACTCTAAGGAGGGGGGATAA
- a CDS encoding phage head closure protein, producing MRHLFNNTFTQKRFTTYYNEFNEPISEWVTIGTIQGRLRIANMQDRFVAASLNVTLEYIFYCGPEVDIRQGDRIELGDTKVEILAVKDPSFARHHLECEGKTDTRP from the coding sequence GTGAGACATTTATTCAATAACACATTCACCCAGAAGCGATTCACGACCTACTACAACGAGTTTAACGAGCCTATAAGCGAATGGGTGACCATAGGGACCATCCAGGGGCGGCTGAGGATAGCAAATATGCAGGATCGTTTTGTGGCGGCATCCCTGAACGTAACGCTGGAGTATATCTTCTACTGCGGCCCGGAGGTGGACATACGCCAGGGCGACAGGATCGAGCTGGGAGACACCAAGGTAGAAATCCTGGCGGTAAAAGACCCGAGTTTTGCACGACACCATCTTGAATGCGAGGGCAAGACCGATACGCGGCCATAA
- a CDS encoding phage terminase small subunit P27 family: MSRRKPTALKVLEGNPGRRPLPKGEPKPKPVAPGCPDWLPTAAVRYWNELAPKLEKLGLLTEIDGQGLADYCLCLARLEAAEKDVEARGLLVPGDRGLVKNPACQLAREYRAAAQKWAARFGLDPASRAGLDLAKENAEDELEEFLKAGRDSGV; this comes from the coding sequence ATGAGCAGGCGGAAACCGACGGCCCTAAAGGTGCTGGAAGGCAACCCTGGGCGGCGTCCCTTGCCAAAAGGGGAGCCGAAGCCAAAGCCGGTGGCTCCTGGATGCCCTGACTGGCTGCCAACAGCAGCTGTGCGATATTGGAATGAGCTTGCGCCAAAGCTGGAGAAATTGGGTTTGCTTACCGAGATAGACGGCCAAGGCCTTGCAGACTACTGCTTATGCCTGGCCAGGCTGGAGGCAGCGGAAAAGGATGTCGAAGCCCGAGGTCTGCTGGTGCCTGGCGACAGGGGATTAGTCAAGAACCCGGCATGTCAGCTGGCGCGAGAATATCGGGCAGCGGCGCAGAAGTGGGCGGCGAGATTCGGACTAGATCCTGCATCCCGAGCCGGGCTGGACCTCGCCAAAGAAAATGCCGAAGACGAGCTGGAAGAATTCCTGAAGGCAGGCAGAGATAGTGGCGTTTAG
- a CDS encoding helix-turn-helix transcriptional regulator, protein MLRLREERLKRGWSLTQLTMRTAIDTAALSKIERGRWPCGPAWRRRIAEAFGMAEEELFKLVGEEK, encoded by the coding sequence ATGCTGCGGCTAAGAGAAGAACGGCTAAAGCGCGGATGGAGTCTAACGCAATTGACCATGCGTACGGCTATTGATACTGCTGCGCTATCGAAGATCGAACGGGGAAGGTGGCCCTGCGGTCCCGCCTGGCGACGGAGAATCGCTGAGGCTTTCGGGATGGCCGAGGAGGAACTTTTCAAGCTGGTGGGTGAGGAGAAATGA